In Nitrospira sp., one genomic interval encodes:
- a CDS encoding PstS family phosphate ABC transporter substrate-binding protein, translated as MSEEQTRSGYEGSRVSLLMAITAGTLLTLFAGQAAAEHAGLSVDGGPIVAPGIAPYATQNGLQGKLSIAGSDTMRPLISKLAAQFSSLHPGAQIAVEGTGSSAAIREFLLGLSYQRRGDKAQSRGTAGSNTVELLASSRQLTEAESKGFESNYGYRPLEVPIAMDAVAVYVNKDNPIQRLTLAEVDAIFGKEHKRGLDSITNWSQLGVGNSALAKQPVHLYGRDKRSGTREFFKHVALKDGDLVDGVIEQPGSASEVLAIAQDPLAVGYAGAGFNISAVRQVPIAAQPEGPALLPSVDTVTSGAYPLSRSLYLYVKKSPKEKLDPIVEEFLAFVNSRQGQETVARASLYPLSATQVATNLQGLGLANKAVVTVPDPDLQVAER; from the coding sequence ATGAGTGAAGAGCAGACACGTTCTGGCTACGAGGGGAGTAGAGTTTCGCTGCTCATGGCAATCACAGCCGGCACCCTGCTGACGCTGTTCGCGGGCCAGGCAGCGGCGGAACATGCAGGGCTCAGTGTCGACGGTGGACCAATCGTCGCCCCTGGCATCGCACCCTATGCCACCCAGAACGGCCTCCAGGGGAAACTGAGCATTGCTGGGTCGGACACCATGAGGCCGCTGATTTCAAAGCTTGCGGCGCAGTTCTCGAGTCTCCATCCCGGTGCACAAATTGCGGTCGAGGGGACCGGCTCGAGCGCAGCCATTCGCGAGTTTTTGCTGGGTCTCTCCTATCAACGACGCGGGGACAAGGCTCAAAGCCGTGGAACTGCCGGCTCCAACACGGTTGAGTTGCTCGCTTCTTCCCGGCAGTTGACGGAGGCAGAGTCCAAGGGATTTGAATCCAATTATGGCTATCGTCCCCTGGAGGTGCCCATTGCCATGGACGCCGTCGCCGTCTATGTGAACAAGGACAATCCAATTCAGCGACTGACCTTGGCGGAGGTGGACGCCATTTTCGGCAAGGAACATAAGCGAGGACTCGATTCCATTACCAATTGGAGCCAACTGGGGGTGGGCAATTCGGCGCTGGCGAAGCAGCCGGTGCATCTGTACGGGCGAGACAAACGATCCGGCACTAGGGAATTTTTCAAGCATGTCGCCCTGAAGGACGGGGATCTGGTGGACGGCGTCATTGAACAGCCCGGCTCGGCGTCAGAGGTCCTGGCGATCGCTCAGGACCCTCTGGCCGTCGGCTATGCCGGCGCTGGCTTCAACATCTCGGCCGTGCGCCAGGTTCCCATCGCCGCCCAACCCGAAGGACCGGCCCTGTTGCCGTCGGTGGACACCGTCACCTCCGGTGCCTATCCGCTGAGCCGTTCCTTGTATCTTTATGTGAAGAAGAGCCCGAAAGAGAAACTGGATCCGATCGTTGAAGAATTTCTGGCCTTCGTCAACAGTCGCCAGGGGCAGGAGACGGTCGCACGTGCGAGCCTCTATCCACTCAGCGCCACCCAGGTAGCAACGAATCTTCAGGGCCTGGGATTGGCCAATAAGGCTGTGGTCACGGTCCCCGATCCTGATTTGCAAGTGGCCGAACGGTAA
- a CDS encoding phosphate-starvation-inducible PsiE family protein: MTSLNLQPRLPRINVFLDRLLDTDLTDVWVKGIKTVLSLLIVTILAALAGGVIKTFLDIRFIIEGPVEVGLRHIIVDTLILLAVVEVFKTTLTYFSEGRVKVTFIVDTILVVMLTEIISLWFKDADHGKLLSLGAILLALGAIRVVAVRCSPVHGDGSGKGCFGGRGEN, translated from the coding sequence ATGACGTCGCTTAATCTTCAACCTCGTCTCCCTCGAATCAATGTGTTCCTGGATCGGCTCTTAGATACCGATCTCACCGATGTCTGGGTAAAGGGCATCAAGACGGTGTTGAGCCTACTCATCGTGACGATCTTGGCAGCGTTGGCCGGCGGTGTCATCAAGACCTTCCTGGATATCCGCTTCATCATCGAAGGGCCGGTGGAAGTGGGGCTCCGCCACATCATCGTGGATACCCTCATTCTGCTGGCAGTGGTCGAGGTGTTCAAAACCACGTTGACGTACTTTTCAGAAGGCCGCGTGAAGGTCACCTTCATCGTCGATACCATCCTGGTGGTGATGTTGACGGAGATCATTTCGCTCTGGTTCAAGGACGCCGACCACGGCAAATTGCTTTCCCTGGGAGCCATTCTGCTGGCGCTCGGCGCGATCCGGGTGGTCGCGGTCCGCTGTTCCCCCGTCCATGGAGACGGCAGCGGCAAGGGATGTTTCGGTGGGCGCGGTGAGAACTAG
- a CDS encoding sulfite exporter TauE/SafE family protein: protein MEVVLIGVAALLASGLTFFSGFGVGTILMPVFALFFPVPLAIAATAVVHFANNLFKFGLMAKQADWRVVARFGVPAAFAAMGGAVLLTLFDRLPVVANYSLGDSTFTVTTVKAVIGVLIMVFALLEFWPRFQSLTFPPRWLPLGGALSGFFGGLSGNQGAFRSAFLLKAGLSKEAFVATGIVSAVIVDASRLLGYGIGFMTGQFTQFGELAAPVFVGTVCACMGSYAGMRLLQKVTFVAVRIVVAAGMLLIGLGLITGLL, encoded by the coding sequence ATGGAAGTCGTGCTGATCGGCGTAGCGGCCTTGCTGGCCTCCGGCCTGACCTTCTTCTCCGGGTTCGGCGTGGGGACGATCCTGATGCCGGTGTTCGCGCTGTTTTTTCCAGTCCCGCTGGCCATCGCGGCCACGGCAGTGGTGCACTTCGCCAACAATCTCTTCAAATTCGGATTAATGGCCAAGCAGGCCGACTGGCGAGTGGTGGCTCGATTCGGTGTTCCGGCGGCCTTCGCCGCGATGGGTGGAGCGGTTCTCCTGACGCTGTTTGATCGGCTGCCGGTCGTGGCCAATTACAGTCTGGGCGATTCGACGTTCACGGTCACAACCGTCAAGGCGGTGATCGGTGTCCTCATCATGGTGTTTGCCTTGTTGGAATTCTGGCCACGCTTTCAATCCTTGACGTTCCCGCCGCGTTGGCTCCCACTGGGAGGAGCGCTGTCGGGATTCTTCGGCGGCCTGTCCGGCAACCAAGGCGCATTCCGTTCGGCCTTCCTGTTGAAAGCCGGCCTGTCGAAAGAGGCCTTTGTCGCAACCGGCATTGTCTCAGCGGTCATCGTGGATGCCTCACGGCTCTTGGGGTACGGCATCGGGTTCATGACCGGTCAGTTCACGCAATTCGGCGAACTGGCGGCGCCGGTCTTCGTGGGCACGGTCTGCGCGTGTATGGGTTCGTATGCGGGGATGCGGCTGTTGCAGAAGGTCACGTTCGTCGCTGTGCGGATTGTAGTCGCTGCAGGGATGTTGTTGATCGGCCTCGGGCTCATCACTGGATTGCTCTAG
- a CDS encoding PstS family phosphate ABC transporter substrate-binding protein, whose product MTQSDLAFRRPLRWIHTLRLVGVLLILLCAFPAQAEQSGPFASLMVDPSLDRYVAKSQIIGGFRVQGSDTMHALMRRLVSDFQSRQPKVAVELRSGGSTKAIAEFVEPPQPGRIVVKEERAKQALLVSSSRELTDTEVKQFEAQRGYEPLRVPIAVDAVALYVHKDNPLQGLTLDQVDAIFSTSRQRGFYKDITLWGDLGLPDGWAKAPIQLYGRDRKSGTRAFFQEHVLAGGEFKPSLHEEPGAASVILALSRDQVGIGFSGIGLQASSVRILPIAEADGMPLVTPSPTTVADQSYPLRRLLYLYFDKEPAAALPPAIQEFLEFVKSREGQEAVVRAGFYPLPMDQVEKLSVALKSPPSSEGPTKQ is encoded by the coding sequence ATGACGCAGTCAGACCTCGCCTTCCGCCGCCCCTTGCGATGGATTCATACGCTCCGCCTCGTCGGCGTCTTGCTCATCCTCCTGTGCGCCTTCCCAGCCCAGGCGGAACAGAGCGGGCCGTTCGCGAGCTTGATGGTTGACCCCAGCCTCGATCGATATGTCGCAAAGTCGCAGATCATCGGGGGATTCCGTGTCCAGGGGTCCGACACCATGCATGCGTTGATGCGGCGATTGGTCTCGGACTTCCAAAGCCGCCAGCCCAAGGTGGCTGTGGAACTGCGATCCGGCGGTTCGACGAAGGCCATCGCCGAGTTTGTCGAGCCGCCTCAACCAGGACGCATCGTGGTGAAGGAGGAACGCGCGAAACAGGCGCTGCTGGTGAGTAGTTCGCGGGAATTGACGGATACCGAGGTGAAGCAGTTCGAGGCGCAACGAGGGTACGAGCCCCTTCGTGTTCCCATTGCCGTGGACGCGGTCGCGCTCTATGTCCACAAGGACAATCCACTGCAGGGCCTGACGTTGGATCAGGTCGATGCAATCTTCTCAACGTCCCGACAGCGTGGGTTCTACAAAGACATTACCCTCTGGGGCGATTTAGGCTTGCCCGACGGATGGGCGAAGGCGCCGATCCAACTGTATGGGCGGGATCGGAAGTCCGGAACCAGGGCCTTCTTCCAGGAGCACGTGCTCGCGGGAGGGGAATTCAAACCGAGTCTCCACGAAGAACCAGGCGCCGCGTCGGTGATCCTGGCACTCAGCCGCGACCAGGTAGGGATTGGGTTCAGTGGTATTGGACTCCAGGCCTCCAGCGTGCGTATCCTGCCGATTGCAGAAGCGGACGGCATGCCGCTGGTGACGCCCTCACCGACTACCGTGGCCGACCAGAGCTACCCGCTCCGCCGCCTCCTCTATTTGTATTTCGACAAGGAGCCCGCCGCCGCCTTACCGCCGGCGATCCAGGAATTCTTGGAGTTTGTGAAAAGCCGTGAGGGACAGGAAGCCGTGGTGCGAGCGGGCTTTTACCCCTTGCCGATGGATCAAGTCGAAAAACTCTCAGTGGCGCTGAAGTCACCGCCTTCCAGCGAAGGCCCAACCAAACAATAG
- a CDS encoding Slp family lipoprotein, with product MTRVLTTMALCAGLTLVGCGHTQLFPVDVAADTDRNFDFTAWRTIPNAKTGQKVELGGRIVQVNSTADGVVIIVTQLPIVQQPAYGPKDGGRRSGEFAIRYNGTLNAKWLRAGNRLIVIGTTEQARVVVVDDVQRNLPSLAGRCLHVWNTGGKEIAEFPYNAGGGYEPLEEETLCTVQP from the coding sequence ATGACTCGCGTGCTAACCACCATGGCTCTCTGTGCCGGGCTCACCCTGGTCGGATGCGGCCACACGCAACTCTTTCCGGTCGATGTGGCGGCCGACACGGACCGGAATTTCGATTTCACGGCTTGGCGGACCATTCCCAATGCCAAGACCGGCCAAAAAGTCGAACTGGGCGGCCGGATCGTCCAGGTGAACAGCACCGCCGACGGGGTGGTCATCATCGTGACGCAGTTGCCTATCGTGCAGCAGCCCGCCTACGGGCCGAAAGACGGCGGACGGCGATCGGGGGAATTTGCAATCCGTTATAACGGGACGCTCAATGCGAAATGGCTGAGGGCCGGGAATCGCCTGATCGTGATCGGGACGACCGAGCAGGCGAGGGTCGTGGTCGTCGACGACGTCCAGCGCAACCTGCCCTCCTTGGCCGGCCGCTGCCTGCATGTGTGGAACACGGGCGGGAAGGAAATTGCCGAATTCCCCTATAACGCGGGCGGCGGCTACGAACCGTTGGAGGAAGAGACGCTCTGCACCGTGCAACCGTGA